The Arachis ipaensis cultivar K30076 chromosome B03, Araip1.1, whole genome shotgun sequence region AAAACGGGTAACATTTTGACACACTTCATCTATCCGAAACTCGATCGAGAAAACTACAacataataaaattcaaaaacgggTAATATTTTGACACACTTCATCTATCCGAAACTCGATCGGAAAACTACAATATAATAAAATTAGAACCTCAGACCACGTTAAGTAGCCAGCAGAATTACAGGCTGGACTATGGGAATTTTCTCGATAAAAGATTTTGCCTCATTATCCGTAAACACGCATAGAACCCAGCGACACAAATTGTATTTATATACACGCTTCACTCTTATGACCAGAAATATATCACCCTTAAGTCTTTAGATCTAAAATTAAATGTTTTATTTAGGATATAAACTTCGTGGCGGGGGTAATCCTTGACTTTGCCTATGAATCGGAGCAATCAAGATTCCCACAACAATTTTTAAGTATGTTACTCCACCTCACTAGTAAACCATATTCCTCTGAATTTAGGACATAATGATTATAATAAGAACATTTGGTCAACATTATATCTATGAGTAATTCAAAATCGAACAACAAAGAAAGCAGCATTGCCATTGATAAACAGATTTTACACCGTTAAGATCTTACAAAATAACAATTCCAAGACGAACCACATTAAAACACTGCCACTATCTACACAAACCCTAAACTATTCAGATCTTAAGCGCGCTCGCCTCTAATGCGCCTTGCGAGCTGAATGTCCTTGGGCATGATAGTGACTCTCTTGGCGTGGATGGCGCAGAGGTTAGTGTCCTCGAAAAGCCCAACGAGGTAAGCCTCCGCCGCCTCCTGAAGCGCCGCTACGGCCGAGCTCTGGAACCTGAGGTCAGTCTTGAAGTCCTGCGCAATCTCACGGACCAGACGCTGGAAAGGCAACTTCCTGATCAGGAGCTCCGTACTCTTCTGATACTTCCTGATCTCACGGAGAGCCACCGTTCCGGGCCTGAAACGGTGAGGCTTCTTCACGCCTCCGGTTGCCGGAGCAGACTTCCTTGCTGCCTTTGTCGCCAGTTGCTTCCTAGGGGCCTTACCGCCGGTGGACTTGCGAGCTGTTTGCTTGGTACGAGCCATTTTCCGATCACCAGATTTTAGTGTATGGCTGAAATTTGGGAAATGGGGATTTTTGTGAGTGATGAAGTGGTGGAAATGAAGAAGTTTGTTTATATAGTGCTCTGGTTTTTCGAATTTTGGGGCTCGTGCCGCGAAGGGTGTGAGAGAGGAATGATCGTAGCCGTTGATTTCTGTGCATCGCGGGGTCTAGAATGGACGGGTGTTGTTTATTTGGAGCTGTGTCTGCATGCGGATCGGTGACGTGGCGCGTTGATCGACTGGGGGATTGCTAGATGGAGACCgttgattttattattatgtaCTGCTGAGATGGATTGGATGGAGTGACGCGGATCGATGTTTGTTGGGAAAGGCGTAAAATACGGGGAAGTCAAAGAGAGTGGGAACTTTTCGGTTTTCACATTTTGGGCGGGTTCAAGACCAAATACAAGTGAACTTTGAGCCCATTTTGAAGTCATTAAATGGTTATTCATATTAACGCTTTGATCCATAAAGCCCATTATATTAGTCCAACGTTGAAGACATGAATTAGTACATTccccatgacaaaaaaaaaaaaaaacagaaatattAGTACATCCcccaaaactaattttaataacCACATCAAATTTGAACTAGAAGAGACCAACATTTCTGTGCAATTTAATTTTGGTTGCTCAAAATTAAGTTTAGGGGAAAAGCAAACAAGAATTATATTTTCAAGTTATGTTTTAAATGGTAGATTATCAGTACAGtatagccaaaaaaaaaaaaattgctagATTATCTTAACATGGTGAACctgaattttcttttttaaatgttGTTCGTTTTGGGTATTCATATAACCCTGCTCTGAAAAAATAATAAACGTGCTACTTgcattgtttttcttttcttctttgttctgaggcatcaagaggagagaggaagccattttccttgtcattttttttaggagaaaaaaaattagaacaaacatttgttttttataaattttctttttctcattctgAAGATGATCGGTAGGAGTTATCAGCACTACTGCAGAATAACAATGACCTTTTATCCTTTATTCGTTACAGAATCTCTtaaagactttttttttttaagagatgGTAATTGGTCACTGACCAATTTAATAAATAGACCAAAATGCATGCATGCAAATTAAAATGAACAAATTAtgtgatgatttcaggtattcaTCACCGCCCTCGATGCATGGAACCCCATGCATGTGGCTGGTTCTATATGGATGAGATGAGATGCTGTTATTGATTATTGATAAACAAAAATGATGATATTATTGCATATAATATCTGTTAATCCAACAGATAGAAAGAAAGATTAGAGACATCAAAATAAGGAGGAGGCGAATCTGTTGGATGGTAGTGGGAAGTGTGCTTTATTCCTTCCTTACCCTCCTCATCAATCTCTCATGCTTTCACCAAATACACcaattttcattattcatatttctcACGTATATAGCATGTAAAAAggaatcacttttttttttaatctctctctctctctctctctcacttagctccctttttgtttgattctacgTGGGGGGTTCTATGGCCTATATGCCTATTTCTGTCTTGgtttctgttctctctttttcatacaTATACCACAGCATACATACATCTCCTTCGGTTCCTTATAGTTTATTGCAACATAAATTACACAATGTAGAATTATTGAATTAAGAAGAGGAGGAATGGCAGTTTATGCATGTCCATCCATTTGTTAAAATGTGGCTTAATTCGAAGTTTACCCTTCGGAGATGGAAATTCATTGACGCTATTGGCGAGGAAGAATAAACATTTTGATTCTCCCACTAAATAAATATCTCAGTGGATAGCCACGCACGTCATTGTCAATACTCTAAAATAAtataagttattattattatttatagatTANNNNNNNNNNNNNNNNNNNNNNNNNNNNNNNNNNNNNNNNNNNNNNNNNNNNNNNNNNNNNNNNNNNNNNNNNNNNNNNNNNNNNNNNNNNNNNNNNNNNNNNNNNNNNNNNNNNNNNNNNNNNNNNNNNNNNNNNNNNNNNNNNNNNNNNNNNNNNNNNNNNNNNNNNNNNNNNNNNNNNNNNNNNNNNNNNNNNNNNNNNNNNNNNNNNNNNNNNNNNNNNNNNNNNNNNNNNNNNNNNNNNNNNNNNNNNNNNNNNNNNNNNNNNNNNNNNNNNNNNNNNNNNNNNNNNNNNNNNNNNNNNNNNNNNNNNNNNNNNNNNNNNNNNNNNNNNNNNNNNNNNNNNNNNNNNNNNNNNNNNNNNNNNNNNNNNNNNNNNNNNNNNNNNNNNNNNNNNNNNNNNNNNNNNNNNNNNNNNNNNNNNNNNNNNNNNNNNNNNNNNNNNNNNNNNNNNNNNNNNNNNNNNNNNNNNNNNNNNNNNNNNNNNNNNNNNNNNNNNNNNNNNNNNNNNNNNNNNNNNNNNNNNNNNNNNNNNNNNNNNNNNNNNNNNNNNNNNNNNNNNNNNNNNNNNNNNNNNNNNNNNNNNNNNNNNNNNNNNNNNNNNNNNNNNNNNNNNNNNNNNNNNNNNNNNNNNNNNNNNNNNNNNNNNNNNNNNNNNNNNNNNNNNNNNNNNNNNNNNNNNNNNNNNNNNNNNNNNNNNNNNNNNNNNNNNNNNNNNNNNNNNNNaaatatatattagaatataaatacacattaaaaataaattaaaccacacatgtatttatacacaaatatattagtgattgattttagtaactaattttaatgtataaataatatttttgattaTTTATATACATTAGCAAAATTCtgtctttattattattaatatatctaTTCTATGATTCGATTTGCCTAAATGTGGAAGAGAATGCAGCTGCACAAAGAAAAATATGATTAATTGCTGATATTTTAGTCCGACATTTAGATTGAATCAATAGAAATGATATCAATCATGGATGAAATTTGTCCATTCATTTCTTTGTAAATCGTGTCTCTTTGtttataactttaattttaagaGCAACAATAATGTTCACATAACAACAAATAACATGCACTGTCGGACAATGCATGCATGATTTCATTCATCAGATGCAAAATGCCAAGGTCCGTTTCaactttcaataacatctatttacCGTGGATTGGcttaatctgaaaaataataattctagcgataattaattaatattaaatatgataattttaaattaaaatatatatttaaataaatctttaaaaaattttatattagatatttttgttcttaaaaaatttttattacattaaaattattgaattttataaaaataagacatataaATCTCTACTATAGTTATTagatatgttatttttatttggataaataagttttaaaaaatataacagaAAAACTTATATGTCATATTTTTGTAAAGTTTAAGAATCTTAacgtaataaaaaatttttgaagacaAAAATATCTGatgcaaatttttttaaatacctATTTAAATAAATACTCTTTAAATTATTTagactaattttttattattttttaaatattattataataaaagttCCTGAAAATTGTCCGAAANNNNNNNNNNNNNNNNNNNNNNNNNNNNNNNNNNNNNNNNNNNNNNNNNNNNNNNNNNNNNNNNNNNNNNNNNNNNNNNNNNNNNNNNNNNNNNNNNNNNNNNNNNNNNNNNNNNNNNNNNNNNNNNNNNNNNNNNNNNNNNNNNNNNNNNNNNNNNNNNNNNNNNNNNNNNNNNNNNNNNNNNNNNNNNNNNNNNNNNNNNNNNNNNNNNNNNNNNNNNNNNNNNNNNNNNNNNNNNNNNNNNNNNNNNNNNNNNNNNNNNNNNNNNNNNNNNNNNNNNNNNNNNNNNNNNNNNNNNNNNNNNNNNNNNNNNNNNNNNNNNNNNNNNNNNNNNNNNNNNNNNNNNNNNNNNNNNNNNNNNNNNNNNNNNNNNNNNNNNNNNNNNNNNNNNNNNNNNNNNNNNNNNNNNNNNNNNNNNNNNNNNNNNNNNNNNNNNNNNNNNNNNNNNNNNNNNNNNNNNNNNNNNNNNNNNNNNNNNNNNNNNNNNNNNNNNNNNNNNNNNNNNNNNNNNNNNNNNNNNNNNNNNNNNNNNNNNNNNNNNNNNNNNNNNNNNNNNNNNNNNNNNNNNNNNNNAAACACAGTTATGTTCATTGGTTATAAACCATTTTTAATAACAGTTGTcagtttaattaatttattttttttaaagaaatgtaaaaaatagaaaaagaaataacaaataaattttttattgtttgaGAAAGATTATGAATTAATGAATAGGAGGAATGGTAATGAATATCTATGGGGCAGGGATCCTTCTCCTGTTTTTCGTTTCCATTCAAAAAATTATCTCCCATTTATGTctattttgtctttatttttttttccgcaGAAGAGGGCGGATACCTATAAatattaaacttaaaaaaaaaaataaccatgAATATCCCTAGATTATTAAACCTATTCAATATTATTTAACTAAATTTCTAACgtacaaactaaaataaaacgaAATAGACAATTTTGCAACATAACAAAATTTGGTCGACAATTATAACTTTTTGATGGtactttttttttgtaataatacaaatttaaataattagttgGTACAAATTTAAATATTATGCATATCATTAatacaaatttaaataattttgttatCTTAATTACCTAATGTGGCGTAGGAGTATTGACATAAATATCTTTGCGTATAGATATATCACCATGCACTAACACATGAACACGTTGTAGGCGATCCGTTCCCATCCCTAAATGACAGTAATTCCTGCCACGTGGCCATAAAAAAGAGGTTTCATAGACAGACAACAATTGAACTTCGAGATTTAGTTTACACCTGTCCAATGGCAACAAAATCAGATAGGATAGAGTTCAGGAGATATTTTCTTTTCTACTGGTGGTAATGAAAATGTTTCTGTGCCCCACCACTCAACATGTAATTTCGTCATGGCACATCTATCCCGTCTTAGATGTTTCTGATCCACGAAGATTCAACTTGCCATTGCAAACTCTAAAGTGGTTCAACACAGCAGTCGAGAAGTATAAGCTGAAAGGGAACAAAACTTGTGAAGGCTGCATATTCGTCATATTGGTAGGACGCACTGActattagtaaatttagtatgccATTTTTTTATGTAGAACATAACTTGTAGAAAATTAATTTCCTATGCATTAGTTTCGAGAGTTCAGGCACTAGTACTGTTATTCGTATGAGATATACTAATATGTTGCTGAATTACTTGCATTTTTGTTGACTAATTTTAGATGTTTCAGCGTATGATTTCAGTTGAATGTTTCATGTCACTAGTTCTGTGtgccttgctatatatctcttgtATACGCTAGCCGATGTTCTTCCTTGTGTAATGGGTGTTTTGTAAGAAAAAAGTTAGTTATAATTaagtttattttttgttttaaatcgaACTTTTGTCTGAATGTGGTTATTTAAAATTGCAGCATCAAAAAGAGATTTTTTGGACAGGTTTGTTGGAGTTTTAACTCAATCTATTGGTAGCGATGTGGATGATtattgttctgagggttacctgaaaatggaggttgatctcggacgagatcttctgtattggtcggagataacgtgtccggctggctgatggcggccggagctgttgtatccgacttgttggatttacagcattgctgatccttggtcaccgaagggtgaggggtacctgcaagagactccgatgcttaagttagcatgtgtattaagcaggttttatgtagaatcagagtatgagttacacctgggtgctccagtgtatttatagtagtgtgggctgacctttctgataagataagttagttatcttatcttatcttatcctgttttggatgaagtcagcttatcttcaagggaaccgcctttatctctataggctgggattgcctttggatttgggtcgtgttcctctatttgggccctttattgggctttcctgtcgatttggtcgagttctttagaagaggtcgggtagtctgacctgaagaggtcggtcgctttgtcgccaatcatcccgagtcgggtagctcgacccagggtatgaacagtgcctctGCTTGAGCtcgtcttcttttttgaggtcgagtcctttgaCTTCGATCTTTAGTGAaattgagtcttggggttttcctttcctgtttgttcgtctgtcgagttgttttgcccctcatCCGAGATGTTTTGTTAGTAATCCACTCTTTTTTTCTTATTGTAagatttagttggcctcatgtcttctcgcaataacgttgtagagatgtcttcctagGTTCCCGAgggcatggccgattgggtggactcgatggttcttatgtgtgtctctttggttgattccgagttttgcgcgcagcttaggcagtttcatagggtctgtagtaatcctggtgatgagaagaattatgaatttgtccctccctcttctgaggagagagtttgtttctctactcgggttgttaatgatcgcccttttttctatgcttatgacttcttctttggtcagctgggtatcacccttccttttactgagtttgagaccgacctgttatggtcctgtaatgttgctccctctcaacttcaccctaattcctggggtttcattaaaatttttcaattgttgtgtaaTGGTTTTGGTATCCCTGCCtcgcaatctctctttttctacctATTTGTCTTGACAAAGCCTGGAGTAGTAAAAAAGAAGACAGCGTGGGTCTCCTTCCGAtcttcccagggaaagaaggtcttttccatgtttgatgaatcatttcgtgattttaagaactattttttcaaggtccgagctgttgaaggagctcggcccttttttctggatgagaatgatgagcccgccttttccttggaatggcaaaaagatgtgagagtgTCCAGATATACGTGGAAAATGttagatgaggctgagcgagcttttgtgactgtcttggaagaacaCTGGGGTCAATCCCcctatcttgatacaaagaaatttttaaccaatccctctcttcttcaaactgagctGGGTTTTTTGCGTTTCCTTTGTTATCTGTTTATATTGCTTGTGAATGCCTTTCTGACTTGTAGCttaatttcttactgttgtgtctTATTTGCAGAGgcgatgaagaataatgaatccatgaaggcttttaagagggcacagaaggcgactgctgccaaaaacatctcggctaaggcggccggggagggatcttcccaagtgcgtatgaagccgtccatgccgagttctcccgggatgaggaaggtgatccctactccccgagttcgtttggctgaccctcttccaacttctgctgctccttctgtcgctcctcccaataagaaacaaaaaacagttGAGCCCTTCGACCTCGATGCTCCCGACTTTAATACTATTGAATTTGTAGATCAGCAAATCGGCCCCTATGGCGCCCTTTCTATAGACGATATGTCCATTCTTCATCATTTGGAATTTATGACCCGAAACAGCATAAAGATGGGGTATATGGAGGCTGCTCTGCACCGAACTGGTCAGAACctacctctccatgccaccaaagcatttatggaggaggcaaatcaagagttcgaccggatgaaggggctGAAGGAGGAGCTCAAGGtgaaggtggccaagttggaaaaagatctagagaacgagaaggcgagttccctttctctagcagcttctgtgcggttggccgaggacacggcaatgatgcataaggatagttatgttacgtcctatcgggaggtgatgcccctgaggggggagctggagagtgcccgggaagattattctgaacttcaaggtcatcttgttggcagcgtgactgctgcttatgagaacctgaaggagcaagttcgggttattgctcccgaggccgacctgaccctcttcagcctggataatgttatcaaggatggcaagattttccctgatgacgaggatgatgataaTGTCGAACttccccctgtgtcctctgctaaggtgtcgacttctgctgtTCCTACCGAGGTCGACCCTTCCGCctctgatcctgactgccagatcttaaaccgaGATGACGGTACTGTGGATGttgttcctctccagactcgccctccgcctcctgctaaaaagtcttctgacccttagcttCATTCATTCTGGATATTTATATAGTTGGcctggcttgtgggctttttaaactctttatgttttgttaactgctgacactttcttgttgcttgcctagcaacttttatttttgaaaaacaaaaggtagctCGCTTAGCTTTTTAAggtaggttttggtggcctccaaggcttttataactttttgtagacTATATCATGCTTTTTGTGCTTGATTTGGTATCTCTTCTGTTTTCTGAGAATGTTGGAACCTTGCAGCTCGACCTTTTTGGATTTGCTTTGTACttttgtagcttgaatcctttgtggttgtggTTATGTGGGTCTAActtgtttttcggttttttcgcTCTTGCTTGTATTTCTGTCGATCtataaccgatttcttcaagttagtCTTCCCAGTTGTTTTGGTAGTCCTGTTCCGGTTTTCTTAGGGGTTACCTTTGTAACTTGCTTTGTAGTAgggcgacttctttacgtcgttcttttctaagttatttttgtaatcttctttcttggatctttgtcagatctctttcagggattgcttttataactttttagtagtaggagtccgacttcgttatgtcggtctcttttgagttatttttgcagataactttttagtagtaggagtccgacttcgttatatcgatctcctttaagttatttttgcaaataactttttagtagtaggagtccgacttcgttatatcggtctcctttaagttatttttacaaataactttttagtagtaggagtccgacttcgttatgtcggtcccctttaagttatttttgtagtcctcttttttggatttgtgtcaggtctctttcagggactacttgtataacttttttgttttgggttgactttgttatgtcgggcccttctaagttaaagtaatcctctttaatagggttggccagacctctttccagggtttacttataacttgggttgacttggtccgacttcttaatgtcggccagtctttaagttattattttagcaatctgtaagacctcgtcaggttcttttttagatcactttcgataacttcttacattattctatgttcatctttgccgatttgtagaaagtggttgtcatctctagatcgtcctttgggtgaatcgcgttttcacctttatcagacggttatctttatcgtgatcgtatagtgaaattatttttttcactttctgccgatctgttgctttataatcggacaatgaatacttcagattaatgcgtcttgaaatcttgtagaatatctaaaatatatatttatttaaaggaaagtgcaaatatgtacatttgggaatttttcatccctttatgtcgaatagtgtttgagtctcaacttggtgcctcattaaaaaacattttcaggaaaaagagtgcatccaatggtgagatcttttacttttctagctgtaataccttcttaggttgcaggcgtgccatgatctggggagctcgcgtccatcgagttcggacagtctgtagtagccctttccgagtacttttacaactcggtagggtcctttccagtttgctgccaactttccttctcctggtcgagttgttccaatatcatttcggattaggatgaggtcgttcgccgtgaaacttcttggcactaccttttgattatatctggaagccattcgacgttttagtgcttcttccctga contains the following coding sequences:
- the LOC107631188 gene encoding histone H3.2; translation: MARTKQTARKSTGGKAPRKQLATKAARKSAPATGGVKKPHRFRPGTVALREIRKYQKSTELLIRKLPFQRLVREIAQDFKTDLRFQSSAVAALQEAAEAYLVGLFEDTNLCAIHAKRVTIMPKDIQLARRIRGERA